One window from the genome of Roseomonas haemaphysalidis encodes:
- a CDS encoding DcaP family trimeric outer membrane transporter — protein sequence MTKLSFLRRQALLCGTALAATLAAGTAPARAQSSTQNLRLEIQNLQERLNQLEAQQAENTRAQQAAAAQAAEANRAAQAAKQASMTAGSFPGSFRVPGTNTSVRLYGFIRATGTYDLNGRNRTPYQNSNAVPLTTGPAERQGGDTQFSARYSRLGFETRTDSDWGPIRSVVEMDFGGVQSTGSLTTQNSWIPRLRQAFVEAGPLLAGQTTTLFGDTLAWDMIDFGTMVGLGGPRQAQIRYTATLSPGVTWAFALENPYSDYTYNGGAVLPDSDTTPALAVNRLPDFTTSARVKGNWGDVALQGVLRRIDFTNDGAAVASQRFSDETLGYGVAVNGVLNVLQRDRIMARAAYGDGVGRYIDNFGSGAVSNVGLAGVLHPELDTVKASSIMVGYQHFWSDSVRSSVGAGFAHFNYPSYARSFSPATQNIQNTNLVQGLANIIWTPVPALDLGLEYNYGTRDLLSASTEGATHGLGQRITALVRYTF from the coding sequence GTGACAAAGCTGTCCTTCCTCCGGCGCCAGGCCCTGCTGTGCGGCACGGCGCTCGCCGCCACCCTGGCCGCCGGCACGGCCCCCGCCCGCGCGCAAAGCAGCACGCAGAACCTGCGGCTGGAGATCCAGAACCTGCAGGAGCGGCTGAACCAGCTGGAAGCCCAGCAGGCCGAGAACACGCGCGCCCAGCAGGCCGCCGCCGCCCAGGCGGCCGAGGCCAACCGGGCCGCGCAGGCCGCCAAGCAGGCCAGCATGACGGCGGGCAGCTTTCCCGGCTCCTTCCGCGTGCCGGGCACCAACACCTCGGTCCGGCTGTACGGCTTCATCCGCGCCACCGGCACCTACGACCTCAACGGCCGCAACCGCACGCCGTACCAGAATTCCAATGCCGTACCGCTGACCACCGGGCCGGCCGAGCGCCAGGGCGGCGACACGCAGTTCAGCGCCCGCTATTCCCGCCTGGGCTTCGAGACGCGCACGGACAGCGACTGGGGCCCGATCCGCAGCGTGGTGGAAATGGACTTCGGCGGCGTGCAAAGCACCGGCAGCCTGACCACGCAGAACAGCTGGATCCCGCGGCTGCGCCAGGCCTTTGTGGAAGCCGGGCCGCTGCTGGCCGGCCAGACCACCACCCTGTTCGGCGACACGCTGGCCTGGGACATGATTGACTTCGGCACCATGGTGGGCCTGGGCGGGCCGCGCCAGGCGCAGATCCGCTACACCGCCACGCTGTCGCCCGGCGTCACCTGGGCCTTCGCGCTGGAAAACCCCTACAGCGACTACACCTATAACGGCGGCGCCGTGCTGCCCGATTCCGACACCACGCCCGCGCTGGCGGTCAACCGCCTGCCCGACTTCACCACCAGCGCCCGCGTCAAGGGCAACTGGGGCGACGTGGCGCTGCAGGGCGTGCTGCGGCGGATCGACTTCACCAACGACGGCGCGGCCGTGGCCAGCCAGCGCTTCAGCGACGAAACGCTGGGCTACGGCGTGGCGGTGAACGGCGTGCTCAACGTCTTGCAGCGCGACCGCATCATGGCGCGCGCGGCCTATGGCGACGGCGTCGGCCGCTACATCGACAACTTCGGCTCCGGCGCCGTCAGCAATGTCGGGCTGGCGGGCGTGCTGCATCCGGAGCTGGACACGGTGAAGGCCAGCAGCATCATGGTGGGCTACCAGCACTTCTGGTCGGATTCGGTGCGCAGCAGCGTCGGCGCCGGCTTCGCCCACTTCAACTACCCGAGCTACGCCCGCAGCTTCTCGCCCGCCACGCAGAACATCCAGAACACCAACTTGGTGCAGGGGCTGGCCAACATTATCTGGACGCCGGTGCCGGCGCTGGACCTCGGCCTGGAATACAACTACGGC
- a CDS encoding LPS-assembly protein LptD has protein sequence MQRAQHHAGPGPAPTLPRRGVRLRRSWRLALLGSAALWPALLLPGASAPAQSLMGSGSGADLMGAIDPATGMMGSGQSGGALATPSIPAAPMPAPAAATAPARPAAAAGARDRNAPVTFTADEVEYDQDRNLVTARGSVEAWQNERILRTDTFTYNRETGIATAEGNVQLLEPDGQVTFADRAELTGDMRNGVIEGLKARLAQNGRMVANGARRTDGNVVDMSRVVYSTCDLCADDPEAAPLWQLRARVATHDREERRLRYRDATLDIDGWPVLYTPYLSHPDPTIPRASGFLTPVFGSSRYLGPFLQTPYYYAIDGSSDLTLRPTFSSKQSPGLGLDYRRRFNSGTVNLSASLGDLSGGNIADDERGWGGHIYSSAQFSLDEHWRAGININRASNQTYLRAWRYPAPRQLTSDVYLEGFWGTEGYVRLDSRIYQSLNERDDTSVIPIVLPNLYADYAYPRDGWGGYLTADTSNHILLRSSGTDTRRLATRVSYDLPKQDRFGSVWTVRGQADLIGLSADNLNLAPVSSTTESSNTTATGNVRVGLDWRMPFVRSAGEYGSQILEPRVQFVSGPSTGRQYDIPNEDSLDFEFTDANLFALNRFTGRDRQEGGTRVDAAMRGAWLFPNGGQVEGLVGRSFRASEEDVFYAGSGLEKKASDYVGRVRVSPVSWLDLIARARQDGETFANRLTETSARVSLGPVAVSGGYLFTTPNPALTTTPNARRREVSGGVSARLGQYWRAGATGRYDIETSKPVSAGVNLVYEDECLIFNTSYSRSWAENVSNSTYYPSGETLLFSVGFKTIGDFGFRAI, from the coding sequence ATGCAGCGAGCCCAGCACCACGCCGGCCCCGGCCCGGCCCCGACCCTTCCGCGGCGCGGCGTGCGGCTGCGCCGGTCCTGGCGCCTGGCGCTGCTCGGCAGCGCGGCGCTCTGGCCCGCCCTGCTGCTGCCCGGCGCCAGCGCGCCCGCGCAGAGCCTGATGGGCTCGGGCTCCGGCGCCGACCTGATGGGGGCGATCGACCCGGCCACCGGCATGATGGGCAGCGGCCAGTCCGGCGGCGCGCTGGCCACGCCGTCCATCCCGGCGGCACCCATGCCCGCGCCGGCCGCAGCCACGGCCCCCGCCCGCCCCGCCGCGGCGGCCGGGGCGCGTGACCGCAACGCGCCCGTGACCTTCACGGCCGACGAGGTGGAATATGACCAGGACCGCAACCTGGTCACCGCCCGCGGCTCGGTGGAAGCGTGGCAGAACGAGCGCATCCTGCGCACCGACACCTTCACCTACAACCGGGAAACCGGCATCGCGACCGCCGAAGGCAATGTCCAGCTGCTGGAGCCGGACGGCCAGGTGACCTTCGCCGACCGCGCCGAGCTGACCGGCGACATGCGCAACGGCGTGATCGAGGGGCTGAAGGCCCGGCTGGCGCAGAACGGCCGCATGGTGGCCAACGGCGCCCGCCGCACGGATGGCAACGTCGTCGACATGTCCCGCGTGGTGTATTCCACCTGCGACCTGTGCGCCGACGACCCGGAAGCCGCGCCGCTGTGGCAGCTGCGCGCCCGCGTCGCCACCCACGACCGCGAGGAGCGCCGCCTGCGCTACCGCGACGCGACGCTGGATATCGACGGCTGGCCGGTGCTCTACACCCCCTACCTGTCGCATCCCGACCCGACCATCCCGCGCGCCTCTGGCTTTCTGACGCCGGTGTTCGGCTCCAGCCGCTACCTCGGGCCGTTCCTGCAGACGCCGTATTACTACGCGATCGACGGCAGCTCGGACCTGACGCTGCGGCCGACCTTCTCGTCCAAGCAGTCGCCGGGCCTCGGGCTCGACTACCGCCGCCGCTTCAACAGCGGCACGGTGAACCTGAGCGCCTCGCTGGGCGACCTGTCGGGCGGCAACATCGCCGATGACGAGCGCGGCTGGGGCGGGCACATCTACAGCTCGGCCCAGTTCTCGCTGGACGAGCACTGGCGCGCCGGCATCAACATCAACCGCGCCAGCAACCAGACCTACCTGCGCGCCTGGCGCTACCCGGCGCCGCGGCAGTTGACCTCGGACGTGTATCTGGAAGGCTTCTGGGGAACCGAGGGCTACGTGCGCCTCGACAGCCGCATCTACCAGAGCCTGAACGAGCGGGACGACACTTCCGTCATCCCCATCGTGCTGCCCAACCTGTACGCCGACTACGCCTACCCGCGCGATGGCTGGGGCGGCTACCTGACGGCCGACACCAGCAACCACATCCTGCTGCGCAGCAGCGGCACGGACACCCGCCGGCTGGCCACCCGCGTCAGCTACGACCTGCCCAAGCAGGACCGCTTCGGCAGCGTCTGGACGGTGCGCGGGCAGGCCGACCTGATCGGGCTGTCGGCGGACAACCTGAACCTCGCGCCGGTGTCCTCCACCACCGAAAGCAGCAACACCACGGCCACCGGCAACGTGCGCGTCGGCCTGGACTGGCGCATGCCCTTTGTGCGCAGCGCCGGTGAATACGGCAGCCAGATCCTGGAGCCGCGGGTGCAGTTCGTGTCCGGCCCCTCCACCGGCCGGCAATACGATATCCCCAACGAGGACAGCCTCGACTTCGAGTTCACCGACGCCAACCTGTTTGCGCTGAACCGCTTCACCGGGCGCGACCGCCAGGAAGGCGGCACCCGCGTCGATGCCGCCATGCGCGGCGCCTGGCTGTTCCCCAATGGCGGGCAGGTGGAGGGCCTCGTCGGCCGCTCCTTCCGCGCCAGCGAGGAGGACGTGTTCTACGCCGGCTCCGGCCTGGAAAAGAAGGCTTCCGACTACGTGGGCCGGGTGCGCGTGTCGCCCGTGTCCTGGCTGGACCTGATCGCCCGCGCGCGGCAGGACGGCGAAACCTTCGCCAATCGCCTGACCGAAACCAGCGCCCGCGTCAGCCTCGGCCCGGTGGCCGTGTCGGGTGGCTACCTGTTCACCACGCCCAACCCGGCGCTGACCACCACGCCCAACGCCCGCCGGCGCGAGGTGTCGGGCGGCGTCAGCGCGCGGCTCGGCCAGTACTGGCGCGCGGGCGCCACCGGCCGCTACGACATCGAGACCAGCAAGCCTGTCTCGGCCGGCGTCAACCTCGTCTACGAGGACGAGTGCCTGATCTTCAACACCTCCTACAGCCGCTCCTGGGCGGAGAACGTCAGCAACAGCACCTACTACCCCTCGGGCGAGACGCTGCTGTTCAGCGTCGGCTTCAAGACCATCGGCGACTTCGGCTTCCGGGCGATCTGA
- a CDS encoding response regulator transcription factor, which produces MRILLTEDDPRLGPLLVQGLERAGWAVDLVGGVEEALAALRAVRYRALVLDLGLPDGDGMEVLRELRRNDTFLPVIILTARGRLSERVQGLNGGADDYLVKPFALEELVARLAAACRRGDTPAPQALRLGRVALEPAARTFSVDGTVQPLPRREMMVLELLLRGRHRLVPKEVLEEALGSFDNEVGSNAVEVYVSRLRRRLAAAGLAIRAERGLGYRLVEGP; this is translated from the coding sequence ATGCGGATTCTGCTGACCGAGGACGACCCCAGGCTGGGCCCGCTGCTGGTGCAGGGGCTGGAGCGCGCCGGCTGGGCGGTCGACCTGGTGGGCGGGGTGGAGGAAGCGCTGGCCGCGCTGCGCGCCGTGCGCTACCGCGCCCTGGTGCTGGACCTCGGCCTGCCGGATGGCGATGGCATGGAGGTGCTTCGCGAGCTGCGGCGCAACGACACCTTTCTGCCCGTCATCATCCTGACCGCGCGCGGCCGGCTGTCCGAGCGGGTGCAGGGGCTGAACGGCGGCGCCGACGATTACCTGGTCAAGCCCTTCGCGCTGGAGGAGCTGGTGGCCCGGCTGGCCGCCGCCTGCCGGCGGGGCGACACGCCGGCGCCGCAGGCGCTGCGCCTCGGCCGCGTGGCGCTGGAGCCGGCGGCGCGCACCTTTTCCGTGGACGGCACGGTGCAGCCGCTGCCGCGGCGCGAGATGATGGTGCTGGAACTGCTGCTGCGCGGCCGGCACCGGCTGGTGCCCAAAGAGGTGCTGGAGGAGGCGCTGGGCAGCTTCGACAACGAGGTGGGCAGCAACGCGGTGGAGGTCTACGTGTCCCGCCTGCGGCGGCGGCTGGCGGCGGCGGGGCTGGCCATCCGGGCCGAGCGCGGCCTGGGCTACCGGCTGGTGGAAGGCCCGTGA
- a CDS encoding sensor histidine kinase, giving the protein MSRHPVSLTAGAALAFLSALAVAALLLLVLLPLRNAAVIERLELRSLAGRAESIAEHLGRTPEGGWTLTLPQEMAAAFSTAYGRARYAVVSGDGAFLLGSGTDTPLAIPGPVAQGFSLRRNGRELQGLAVPVVVDGETLSIQVAEDLRHPDVLLDDAAEGLAADIAWLVLPVFLVLSAILLMALARLRRPLRMLAARAEALSPARPAERLPEEEVPSELLPLVRRLNGLLERAEAARTEQQRFIADAAHELRTPLAVLQAHLDLLRDRDAATALGRDVWVLERMVAQLLAVAELEDAALGTPGTLDLRQLAADIAALLRPLADRRAVALALALPPAPLPLRGWEEALSQAIANLLENAIGHAPDGSTVTLALRPDGEGAVLEVADSGPGVPEHERKLIFRRFWRARRRLEGRRQGVGLGLSIVRRAAAIHGGTVAVEAAPGGGALFRLVLPGDAAGPKATLGG; this is encoded by the coding sequence GTGAGCCGCCACCCCGTTTCCCTCACCGCCGGGGCGGCGCTGGCCTTTCTGTCGGCGCTGGCGGTGGCGGCGCTGCTGCTGCTGGTGCTGCTGCCGTTGCGCAACGCGGCGGTGATCGAGCGGCTGGAGCTGCGGTCCCTGGCCGGGCGGGCCGAAAGCATCGCCGAGCACCTCGGCCGCACGCCGGAAGGCGGCTGGACCCTGACCCTGCCGCAGGAGATGGCGGCCGCCTTTTCCACCGCCTATGGGCGCGCCCGCTACGCGGTGGTCAGCGGCGATGGCGCCTTTCTCCTGGGCTCCGGCACCGACACGCCGCTGGCGATCCCGGGGCCGGTGGCGCAGGGCTTCTCGCTGCGGCGCAACGGGCGGGAGCTGCAGGGGCTGGCGGTGCCGGTGGTGGTGGATGGGGAAACGTTGTCCATCCAGGTGGCCGAGGACCTGCGCCACCCCGACGTGCTGTTGGACGATGCCGCCGAGGGGCTGGCCGCCGATATCGCTTGGCTGGTGCTGCCGGTGTTCCTGGTGCTATCCGCCATCCTGCTGATGGCCCTGGCCCGGCTGCGGCGACCTTTGCGGATGCTGGCGGCGCGCGCCGAGGCGCTGTCCCCCGCCCGCCCGGCCGAGCGGCTGCCGGAGGAGGAGGTGCCGTCCGAGCTGCTGCCGCTGGTCCGCCGCCTGAACGGCCTGCTGGAACGGGCGGAAGCGGCGCGCACCGAGCAGCAGCGCTTTATCGCCGATGCGGCGCATGAGCTGCGCACCCCGCTGGCGGTGCTGCAGGCGCATCTGGACCTGCTGCGCGACCGCGACGCCGCCACGGCGCTGGGGCGCGACGTCTGGGTGCTGGAGCGGATGGTGGCCCAGTTGCTGGCGGTGGCGGAGCTGGAGGACGCCGCGCTGGGCACGCCCGGCACCCTGGACCTGCGGCAGCTCGCCGCCGACATCGCCGCGCTGCTGCGGCCCCTGGCGGACCGGCGGGCGGTGGCGCTGGCACTGGCGCTGCCCCCCGCCCCCCTGCCGCTGCGCGGCTGGGAGGAAGCGCTGTCCCAGGCCATCGCCAACCTCCTGGAGAACGCCATCGGCCACGCGCCGGACGGCAGCACCGTCACCCTGGCGCTGCGCCCGGACGGGGAAGGGGCGGTGCTGGAGGTCGCCGATTCAGGCCCGGGCGTGCCGGAACACGAGCGCAAGCTGATCTTCCGGCGCTTCTGGCGGGCGCGGCGGCGGCTGGAAGGGCGGCGCCAGGGGGTGGGACTCGGCCTGTCCATCGTGCGGCGCGCGGCCGCGATCCATGGCGGCACGGTGGCGGTGGAAGCGGCGCCCGGCGGCGGCGCGCTGTTCCGGCTGGTGCTGCCAGGGGACGCGGCGGGGCCGAAAGCCACGCTGGGCGGCTGA